The Salvelinus sp. IW2-2015 unplaced genomic scaffold, ASM291031v2 Un_scaffold3187, whole genome shotgun sequence DNA window TGTTTGTGAAGTACTTGTAGTCACTACAGTAGTGAGATTAGTACATTCATGGAACTTGGACATAGATTGAAATAACAGATAGAATAGATGAGAGAAGATGTTACTAAAAGGATACAACTGGAGATGTATCACACAGACTCACATGTGACAGTGAGAGACTCTTCAGCAGAGGGGAGATCCTCATGGCCTTCTACAGCACAGGAGTATCTGCCTGCATCCTCACTGCTGACTGGGTTTAGGAACAGACTGTTAGATTGGTTGGTTACATGTCcattcttgtaccagatgtaggtggggttggggttgtcagtcagagtacaggtggtgctacaggtcagtgtcacMTTCTGTCCCTCTGACACAGTGRCAGGAGTCMCCTTCACCTGCAGAMCTAAATGAAAGRGKATTAAAACACTGAGTAYATCAYTAAGTAATCGTTTGCAGTATTGATAGGATGTGACATGCAGTGTTACCTGTGACAGTCAGAGTTGTTCCAGGGRAGGTGGGCTCCCAGKTTGTCTGATCTGTTCTGAATCTAAACTTATACTCAGCTGAATCCTcctctctcaggtctgtgattctcagggtggAGTCACTCTGCATATTTCCAAGGTACTCCACACGACCTTCATACCCCGGGTTCAGGATTTGAGGCGCCTCATCAAGTTTTCCTTTTGTGTACCATTTTGTTTCAGAGACTGTATGACCACTGGGAAATGTATAAGAGCAGGATATGTCCACTGATGACCCCTTCAAGGTACAGACACTCTGATGGGTGTAAGTCACGTGGAAATAACTGTGACCCTCAACAGCTGAAACACAAGTACATTTTTCAAATGGTGTAAGTATTTAGAACTGTAAAATCAACAACCATTAATCTAAATGAAATAGTAGCCCTATTTCATGTCTGTTTCACTGCACATCAACACTGACCAATGATCTATTGGATGATTTTGACAGAATTTAAAAGTGTAttagtcacactcacacactgcaggagtATTGATGCCTTTTACAGCACAGTAGAAGCTGTCTTCAGTATTAAAGTAGACTGAGTATGAGGGGGAGGAGTCCTCTTGTACAATCTTACTGTTcctgtaccagatgtaggtggggttaccagtcagagtacaggtggtgctacaggtcagtgtcgTTGACCACCATGTAGTGGTCACCTTCACCTGCAGGTCTGGAGTAGATAACAACATTAAAACCCTCAATGACCTGTTGTCTAGTTCAAATGAGGCAGGAGTGGACATTCTCAAATCATTAATTCAGACATTCCTATTATACCATACattcatttttatattatttctgTACAAATCAAGACAATTTTCCAGAACCAATTAAACAGAtctatactatatataatatcactgtacctgtaacagacagagttattaaacagatcaacactatatataatatcactgtacctgtaacagacagtgattaaacagatcaacactatatataatatcactgtacctgtaacagacagagtgattaaacagatcaatactatatataatatcactgtacctgtaacagACAGAGTGACTCCAGGATAGCCAGAATATCTCCCTCCTGGCTCATCTGTTATAAATCTGACCTGGTACTCAGCtgagtccctctctctcaggtctgtgattctcagggtgtGTCCATTCGTCTTATCACTACGGTACGTCACACGACCATTGTAGTCTGAGTCAACTCTCAGACTCACATAATTCTCCACAGCATACTTTTTAGTGAACCAGAAGGTTGTTGTGACTGTAccactgggatatgtgtaagagcaggatATCTCCACTGATGACCCCTTCAAGGCACAGATTCTCTGAGTGGTGTATGTAACACTCCAGCCATTCTGACTCAGTACCACTGAAACAGAGTTAGACATCACAAGGACGTTACATTAAGTTCAAGGTCTTTTGACTCACATTAACACTTTGTTCCATAGTTGCTGAGCTGAGACATAGATACTCTTTGGTTGAGTGTGAATGGAAACCACAGATAAGCATCACTCAGTGAGATGAGAAAGCCAACTGTTTAAAGTGAAGTGGAGACGCCAAATGTGTCGTCAGTAGAACATAAAAATGGTTATCCTTTTAGAAATGTCTGTAGTTTGACAAACTGGGCAACTAAAAGATAAGAATGAGACCATACCTGCcacagaccagagaaagaccaccaacacacttcctgctgttctcaaggccattgttgcatctcccaccctgcagtcttagaaacataaacaacaactcactctatagctggtgaataaCTCCACCTGATACATTGAAGTAGAAACTGTAAATGGGGTACAGGGCCTCATTACTGAAAATGaaccagtgtcacgttcctgacctgttttccttgtttttgtatgtgtttagttggtcagggcgtgagttggggtgggcattccatgttatgtgtttctatgttgggttaaatgtgttgcctgatatggttctcaattaggggcaggtgtttgacgtttcctctgattgagaaccatattaaggtaggctgttctcactgtttgttggtgggtgattgttcctgtgtctgtgtctgtatgcaccacacgggactgtttcgtgttttcgttcgtttgtgtagtctgtacctgttagtgcgttcttcgtgtatatgtaagttctcaagttcaggtctgtctacgttgttttgtattttccaagtgttttttcgtgttcgtcttgtcgttaataaatattcattatgtcttcattcaacgctgcgttttggtctgacccttactcctcctcttcatccgaggaggaggaattagacagccgttacaaccaGGCTCATATTGTGTTGTATTTTATTGTGCTGTATTGactgtgtcatgactgtcctgatcaggtcatgttacaggagaccacaaccctacagattatctctcacctccaacagaggaggagagatctaggggTCTGAAGATGTTGTGGTGGGCCATGACCATGTGGTggtcatgacgatagatggaatatgaacaTTTAtgtaatttttgttttgttattaaaggttaatatATGACGTTattacgaaaacattgtaactttaagagttttcccagtatatgcttgatgtttatacattgtactttgtgtggaaaatgtccaaatcaaagagaatgttttggtaaagatgaaatgtgaagttacttgtctaaaattggatttgagtaaaaTCTCGACCTTGCCTCTTaacttggtacgcccagagaattgccctaaaggcggttacgcccacttctgacccgagggtataagaCCTGTGAGTTAAGAAGTAACATATcagactaagtgacccgagctgcagccaTGGTCTGAATAGTCAACTaacccaaaacgcaacacaaggttgaagacaaagaaatctTTTTTCTACCCAAGCTACGGATGAATAGCTGTGCCTAAGTGGGGGAATTCAAGCCGGACCACCTAGCCTCCACTCTCCATCGAATCGTGGTATCTAATCGCTGTTTCATTCCtacgctgtgagctctgagctacagagctgtctgtcctcagaagacccctTTCAGAGCAAGGGCGAGGAAACAGACCATTAAAccaaaaggacactgacatcgtaAGGACAACCAGAGAGTTGCGCCGGACAAGTGCGTCATTGAGAAGCCTAAACGACCCACGCGGAGCTTCACATCTGAGACCTCCAACACGTAactacatcattatattctgacccataagagcggcagttcggggcaaggctagggttaaaataagcatagctgacaaatgtacccaaatgtatATTTATCTCAtgtactttctctttttctctctcttttaaatccccattttgggtaacacgcgccatagtgtgttggcccgttatactaagttctaatcaatagcctagactgtgtttgtgtatgtgtatatttttgcatcattttagctttctagtaaataaataatcaactaagATTGGTGTGGTATGAACTCATTGGTGGGACCCGGGTCCGTGCAGATTCCCggattcagaatgagactgtagaggaaactgattaattagcgactgtggaaaaatcgatattctgatattctttgagttaatttgggaaatagaaactcaataaaacaaattttcccatggtgccccaggttaatgagttaataattgcttgattcatttaatcacgcaATTAGAAACCtttaatcattcgatgagcaacagtcgtcacattaactaatacaacgtcacgacagTTGTCTATGTGAATACTGTAAGTCTATTGCAATGTGTGTGACGTGTTGCATGTCTGTCTACATCTGTCTATTTAAGCTGACATGTTGTATGATGCAAAAATTACTTCCTGGTGGACAAtgacctcatcatcatcatcaacaacaacaacaaccacgtATTGAACAGATCTGTAGTACTGTAAACACATATTTCTACATTGATTGTTGTGAAGCTGTTTTATTCTCAGAACAACCAATTATAGGAGAATACATGTTCCATCCTCTATGGTCCGTCAAGCTGTACAGCAGCCTAAAGACTGACCACCAGGTTCAATGATAGCTCCTATCCCCAAGCTGTGAGGCAAAACAGCAACTGactcacacacatgaacacacgcacacacacacacacacacacgaacacacacacacacgaacacacacacacacacacacacgaacacacacacacacacacacagagaaagcatTTGTAGGGAAGGCCCATAAGGCCCTTGGAGTTTTTACTCTCTATCAGTCTGGTCCTAAAGGGCCCTCAGCTAAaaccactgtcacacacacacacgggtgcgCACCTgtatgcatacgcacacacacacactgcagtgttACGCTGAGCAAGGATTTCAATATATATTTCCATGTCTTTTTTATCCTGGTTAATCATCTCATCACTatgtagatcaacactcctacactgagacactttatgaatactggcCCTGATGTAACAACTAAAACATAACACGAAGTAAAATGATACATTACCCTCAAGTATATGACTAATGACTAAAAACAAATATCCAAAAACTATATTTCAAGATACTGTCAAGTGTACTTACAGAGTGAAGTGAAGGGGAGAAGTCTTGTACAGTTAGTCAACGTACTGTCACTGCGTGGAAACAAGAAGTAGTCTACTGTAAGTATTAGTAGAAGCAGGCGTAGTCTAAGTGTGAGTTCTGTGGTTGATAAATTTTAAAAGTAGCCTATTCAGGGTGTTAACATGTGTGAACAGCATGTCACTAAAGCGATGTTACTGTATCTAAATAGAAAATGGACAAAAGTCAGCATAGTTGCATTTCTTTCTTTGAGGAGTGGGCCTACATTTTTAAAAGACCCATCATTCCCATCACCCCTCATCAGCTGCATCAATGTGCAACTGAAGGtaccagtgttctagactagagctcctcctactggcatctcaacattactgcagcctCCAGTCTTCACATGTTTCTACTAGTCTGGGAAATCCCAGACCTTGTGAAACAGCTAaaacattgtgggaggcaacccgtCTGCCCAGGGAGACTAATATGTCCCAATCATATCCTCATCCACTTGGTTCAATATCAAACTGGCAATAAGGTGCCTGAGGTCCCCATTCTCCACCCTTTCCcaagtgtgcaagtgcacacttcatgTCATGAAATTAAGTATGGGATTGGTGTGAACATTGGCTGGCTAGAGTTTCCATCTTTGTTAGCTAAATCCATGCGAACCCTGACATAGGCTACGTACAAGTTCTCCTATCTGGCTAACCACTacaccattgtgtgtgtgtgtgtgcgcgtgtgtgtgtgtgagtgagagaaagaagtaGAGAGTCATTGTTAAGATATATCGGTTGTTTATAGATTTGCCTAGATCTTCATCAGCTGTGTGTGTTCCACCAGGGGTACAGTAACATGGTGATCAACCAGGATGCAGGGGGTGGTAGTGGGTTGGGGGGCCTCTCGGGTGGTGGTGGGTTGGGGGGCCAACCTGCTCATCATCTTGAACCCAAACTTCTTTGTGGAGAAGTTGAGTCACGAGAGACCTgaggtgttatctagaacctaaaaacaggtgctatctagaacctaaaacggtTCTGCGGCTGTGGCCATAGGAGAACCCATTGTAGACCCCTTTTTGCTTCCAGGTCGAAcacttttgagttccatgtagaatatTCTCCACAGAGGGTTTGACATGAAAtgcaaaagagttctacctggaaccaaacagggttctacctggaaccaaaaagggttctactgtgGGGACTGCCGAAaactttttggaacccttttttctcaGAGTGTAGGAACACTTCAGGTCTCTGGTGACTCAGCTTCTCCACAGAGAAGACTGGTGCTGAGTAAAGTGACCCGCCTTATCGACCTCCCGGGGTTCTCCCTGCTGCTGTGGAATGAGGGGGGGCCCAAGACCCCCAATGAGGCTGGAGGGGGAGCAGAGGGTGCTTCTACCATTCCCTCAACTTCCTCAAACATAAAAGTGAGAGGTCGTcaaccaggggtgtattcacacATACCCAAACCCCTACTCACCATCAACAATTCCTCACTCACCTCAAAGTACGAGGTACCCTCCTGCCTTTTTCATTAAGTTTTCACtgtgttcaggtcttcttggttctgggtttgttgtgttcagttcttcttggttctgggtttgttgtgttcaggtcttcttggTTCTGGGATTGTTGTGTTCAGTtcttcttggttctgggtttgttgtgttcaggtcttcttggTTCTGCTTTTATTGACTGTGCTACAGAGAACACAGGGGTCCTCCTCAACTGCTTGTTCCATTACGGGCCTGGAGAAAGAAACATCCATTAAACTGAAAgtgagtcccaaatagcaccctactcccttatagtggactacttttgaccagttgtgaactaaatagagaatagggtgccatttggaatgcaaccaGAACAATTCCTTAAAACCAACATCACATCACTCCATTATAGATATGTCATAGTAATTGTCTTGCAATGTCCATTATTGGGTTTGTAGCTTCAGGAAATGTCATTTGGCCTGAAGAATACCCCTGGAACCTTTTAGACATTAAAACGGTGACTTTTCAAAATGTCCACTGTTACACCATAGTATGAGTTCAATGAAATGTCATTTGACAAGAAGCATTCTCCTTCAACCCTTCAGATAGTGATGGAGGGAGTTTTCAGGGACCAATGAGGGGTCACTAGGGGTCAACTGTTATGCTTATTTTAATGACTTTGTCTACTCCTCCAATAATCAGCAGCATATGAATGAACttgctgctgtctgtgtgttcacAATGTTCTACgggctggcaggtagcctagtggttagagtgttgagctggtaaccaaaaggttgctggatcgaatccctgagctgacaaagtaaaaatctgttgttatgCTCACCAGGTGGCACTGGAGAGGTTGAATTTCACAGCAGCGTACTGGACCTCCTGTTTCTGGTGTTGAGGCAGTTGGACGGTGGAGTACAGAGGCACTTCCTTGTTTTTGGAGTGAGAGAGACGTGGATGTTGGCGTAGTGAATGTCGACGGTGGCCACTGTCTGTGCTGCAGTAGAGGTCATGGCCATGCCTGAGATGTTGTCATACACTGGACGAGAGTCTCCCTGATGGGAAGAGAGGACAACATAAATAGACCTGGGGACAGACAGCATGAGGAGTGGAAATGTCCCACAAAGCAATAAACATGATCTTACATCTGTTTGAACAGACTCACCTGTCCGTTGTCTGCTGTGTGTCTTGTGTCAGAGATGGATTTGGAGACTTTCTTCCTGTTTTGCACATTAGTTAATTAAtatattaatacagtaatgaagaaaataaagtgaaataatctttaaaATAAGCATTTTCACTCACCTGAACCACATGAAGCCAGAGAGACATGAAGCCAGTATGACACCCAGAACAACCACTATGATTCTTACAGCTACAGTCATAACTGAGATTTGTTTCCCTAAAAGATAATATAGATGATATTAGTACGTTGTTATAAACTGAACATTAATATACAGCAATATGAAATGCTTGATGCAATACTTGTATATAGAAGCCTATGTATAGTTATGCTTGATGCAATACTTGTTTATAGAAGCCTATGTATAGTTATAAACCAAAGTGTAATAAGGCAGACTATGAGAAGATTAGCTTGAAACATCATTTCTTATTGAAAATAATTTTGTTTTGAAGATGGAACTTTACCTGCTACAATGATCATCTGAGCTGTAGAGTTCATAGATCCTCTTCCATTCTGGGCCTCACAGTAatattctcctctgtcctcagagatgatgttagtgatgctgtaactctgtcctgatgcttttggtgaggttacgttcttcttgtaccaggtgtatttgtccacaggtgggttggcatcactgctRcaggtcagagtcactgaactgccctccactatttcaccagagggactgactgacactgaggtgttctttgGGCCATCTGGTATAAAAGACAGTGGATATATTTATAGCAATGTTTGTGTTTACATTTATAGCTAATATCTGCCACTACAATGTTAATATAGCAAACTAAAGATTTAAACCCAATGTACTTACATGTGACAGTGACAGTCTCTTCAGCAGAGGGGAGATCCTCATGGCCTTCTACAGCACAGGAGTATCTGCCTGTGTCCTCACTGCTGACTGAGAATAGGAtatagacaggagaggaggtgttgctgtttggtATAGGCTGTCCATTCTTATACCAACTGTAGGCTGTGATGGGGTCCAGTGTACATTTGGTTCTACATGTCAGTGTGacattctccctctctgacacagatgtaggatccatCACCAACACAACATCTAGAGTAAAATGAAACAAATGATTATTCTCCTCCTATATATGTCCTCTTATGTGAAATACTACACTTGTTATTTCACTGACATACCACTACAATGTCTGTATAACTGCCCTTAATAAGGTCATTACAAAAAAACATTCTCATTAGCATAAAAAAGCATAGTTAAAATCACAGCATACACTGAAGCACACACATCAAATGCATTAGCATACATACAAAACAACACTCACATTACATCTATCTAGATATGTGTCATAGATGTGAGATGTGTGACAGATTACCTGTGACAGTCAGGGAGACAGGTGAGCCAGAAAACCTTCCCCCAGATATTATGAATCTGAACCTGTACACAGCAGAGTCACTCaatctcaggtctgtgattctcagggtacAGTCACTCTTCATATCCCCAAGGTACTCTATATGACCCTCATACCCTGGCACTGAGCTCAGATCTTCAGCATCCATACCAGACCATTTAGTAAACCAGAAAGCTTGTTTGATCTCATGATAACTGGGATATGTATAAGAGCAGGATATGTCCACTGTTGACCACTTTAAGGCACAGATCCTCTGATGGGTGtaagtcacactccaacacttctgACCTGAAATACAAGAAGACAATAGAACACCTTTTATAAATCTTTAATTACAATATCTACCAGTATACACTGATGTTGTTTATAAAGTAGAAGACAACTAGTTAAATAGTTTACAGTAGTGAAAAccatcattattaaataatgatCAGTATTTAGTGATTCATTGACATTAGTCTCACAACCTGAACTAAACTATATTTATATAACATCTTAATTAAAAAGTCCAgactcacacactgcaggagagaggagatcctcatggccttttacagcacaggagtaactgtctgCATCACTAAAGTAGTCTGAGTACAGTCTGGAAGTGTCCTCCTTTACTATGGTACCgctcttgtaccagatgtaggtggggttgtcagtcagagtacaggtggtgatACAGGTCAGTGTCACCTTCCCTGCCTCTGTGGCAGgagtcaccttcacctgcagGTCTGAATACAGGGTAAATGACAATAACGTAATTAAACCAATCAAGTATTATGGTCACAGCCTGAAGCTTATATGGTTGTCTAtgtgaatactgtctgtctgtaagtctATTGTactatgtatgtaatgtgtgtgacGTGTTGCATGTCTGTCTACGTCTGTctatttaacccttgtgttgtctttagggtaaaaaatgacccgccactgtttaacagcagagaaaacttcttaaattatgttttttcaacttgaaattgacttttcctagagtgaccccaacattagaaaaacattgcctttgttcatatttccatgaaagctgtacaccaccagggtacaaagattgtcttaatGTCATTTTTGACCCGACAGTTATAAAATCATTAACACACCAcaaagacccacacacacacaaaaaaacaatttcagacaCTACATAGAttgatatattgtgttattgactctgcgtttgtttatatgtaactctgtattgttgtttttgtagcactcagaccaaagcgcagcgtggaatcGGTTCGACATCTTTTTATTATCAGAGAAccgaacaaaaaacaataaagaataaactatacgtgaagctcaagcagtgctcacaggcaactacacagaaataagatcccacaaaacacagtggggaaatggcttcctaaatatgatccccaatcagagacaacgataaacagctgcctctgattgggaacaataccaggccaacatagaaaaaaaacctagataggaacacccccccccctagtcacaccccgacctaaccaaaatagagaataataaAGGCTctcatggtcagggcgtgacagtaccccccaaaggtgcagactccggccgcaaaacctgataccaactggggagggtagggggggactagtgtcggtggcggctctggtgcgggtctttgcccccgcccagaccatgggtccggccatggagccgggtataacgccgtgcccggactgggcaccggcacagaggaaggctccggccttggagctgaactggacaccgtgcctggactggtcACGGGTGCAAAGGAGGGCTCCGGCCttgtggaccgtcgtaggaggttccggactgtggaccgtagtaggaggttccggactgtggaccgtcgtaggaggttccggactgtggaccgtcgttggaggttccggactgcggaccgtcgtaggaggttccggactgcggaccgtcgcaggaggttccagaCCGTGTGCTCCCCCTCCCAAAAAAATgtgggctgtcttttgggctttccttttggccgcgaaccccggcgttgtctctgtcctcccttctctccttttaTCTGCCACcaaggaaggcgatcctgtcctgccataatttcctcccaagtccagtatCCCTTCCCCTAcaagatctcctcccacgtccagaatactctctcctcctgggcacacagcttggtcctgttgtggtgggatcttctgtcacgattgtCGTTGTAATTATactcagaccaaagcgcagcgtggaatcGGTTCGACATCTTTTTATTACCAGAGAACCGAACAAAAAAACTAAGAATAAAAGATACATGACGCtcaagcagtgctcacaggcagctacacagaaacaagatcccacaaaacacagtggggaaatggctgcctaaatatgatccccaatcagagacaacgataaacagctgcctctgattgggaaccataccaggccaacatagaactatacaacctagataggaacaacccccctagtcacaccccgaccgaaccaaaatagagaataaaaaaggctctctatggtcagggcgtgacatctcaACTGGCCTGAAATGGTTCTCAACTGGTTCtaaactggttaaataaaaaataaaacacacacacacacacattcacaatgagaaattgagaagAATATGTgggctactgattgaactcagacaaaacttgtttgtgcatgtgcagcatctccccttCATGAacccacacatgactcaagttcacagacaaaataaaaacaatttcagacaaaataaacattgtttgaaagcattgtttactaatggggaatgcagtcagatACTATAAAGGTGCTGCAGTTGAGTCCCCCCACTTCTCTCTTTGTTTAAGCCATGAGTGCATGTTTCAGTGCCCAGCAGGTCGTATAtcagattttttcagatgtccaggaggaacaagagaacaatgatttagaagaagA harbors:
- the LOC112075475 gene encoding B-cell receptor CD22-like; this translates as MALRTAGSVLVVFLWSVAVVLSQNGWSVTYTTQRICALKGSSVEISCSYTYPSGTVTTTFWFTKKYAVENYVSLRVDSDYNGRVTYRSDKTNGHTLRITDLRERDSAEYQVRFITDEPGGRYSGYPGVTLSVTDLQVKVTTTWWSTTLTCSTTCTLTGNPTYIWYRNSKIVQEDSSPSYSVYFNTEDSFYCAVKGINTPAVSVEGHSYFHVTYTHQSVCTLKGSSVDISCSYTFPSGHTVSETKWYTKGKLDEAPQILNPGYEGRVEYLGNMQSDSTLRITDLREEDSAEYKFRFRTDQTXWEPTXPGTTLTVTXLQVKXTPXTVSEGQXVTLTCSTTCTLTDNPNPTYIWYKNGHVTNQSNSLFLNPVSSEDAGRYSCAVEGHEDLPSAEESLTVTYGPKNTSVSVSPSGEIVEGSSVTLTCSSDANPPVDKYTWYKKKAIYLTIINICITGKQTSQVLDCSQLL